Proteins encoded by one window of Rouxiella chamberiensis:
- the cysW gene encoding sulfate/thiosulfate ABC transporter permease CysW gives MSQVSQYEDTAPRRIDWLKWSLIGLGTLICVLLLVVPLITIFVEALSDGVAAVGKNLADPDMLHAIWLTVLIALITVPVNLVFGTLLAWLVARFDFRGRQLLLTLIDIPFAVSPVVAGLLYLLFYGSNGPLGGWLDAHNLQIMFAWPGMAMVTIFVTCPFVIRELVPVMLSQGSQEDEAAVLLGASGWQMFRRVTLPNIRWALLYGVVLTNARAIGEFGAVSVVAGAIRGETYTLPLQVELLNQDYNVAGSFTAAALLTLLAIVTLFLKSGLQWRLARTNDRLEREGNNEH, from the coding sequence ATGTCACAGGTTTCGCAATATGAAGACACGGCCCCGCGCCGTATCGACTGGCTGAAATGGTCCCTTATCGGCCTCGGTACGCTGATTTGCGTGCTGCTGCTGGTGGTGCCGTTGATAACCATCTTCGTCGAGGCGTTGTCTGACGGCGTCGCGGCGGTGGGTAAAAATCTCGCCGATCCGGATATGCTGCACGCCATCTGGCTGACCGTGCTGATTGCGCTTATCACGGTGCCGGTCAATCTGGTGTTTGGTACGCTGCTGGCCTGGCTGGTGGCGCGCTTCGATTTTCGCGGCCGTCAGTTGCTGCTCACGCTGATCGATATTCCGTTCGCCGTCTCGCCGGTGGTCGCCGGTCTGCTTTATCTGTTGTTCTATGGCAGCAACGGACCGCTGGGCGGCTGGCTGGACGCGCATAATCTGCAAATCATGTTTGCCTGGCCGGGCATGGCGATGGTGACCATTTTCGTGACCTGTCCGTTTGTCATTCGTGAACTGGTGCCGGTGATGTTAAGTCAGGGCAGTCAGGAAGATGAAGCCGCCGTGCTGCTTGGCGCGTCCGGCTGGCAGATGTTCCGCCGTGTTACGCTGCCGAACATCCGCTGGGCGCTGCTCTACGGCGTGGTGCTGACCAATGCGCGTGCAATTGGTGAATTCGGTGCAGTGTCTGTGGTGGCCGGGGCGATCCGCGGCGAGACTTACACACTGCCTTTACAGGTTGAATTATTGAATCAGGATTACAACGTCGCCGGCTCCTTTACCGCCGCTGCGCTACTGACCCTGTTGGCAATCGTCACACTATTTCTGAAAAGCGGTTTGCAGTGGCGCCTGGCGCGTACCAACGACCGTCTTGAGCGGGAGGGAAACAATGAGCATTGA
- the cysM gene encoding cysteine synthase CysM produces the protein MSTLEQFIGNTPLVRLQRLSKDLDSEIWVKLEGNNPAGSVKDRAALFMIEQAEKRGEIRPGDTLIEATSGNTGIALAMIAAVKGYRLKLLMPENMSMERQAAMRAYGAELLLVSREQGMEGARDLAQAMAGKGEGKVLDQFNNTDNSLAHFITTGPEIWQQTAGRITHFVSSMGTTGTISGVGRYLKAQRPEVQIIGLQPAEGSSIPGIRRWPQAYLPGIYRPELIDEVIDMAQTEAEVTMRLLAQQEGIFCGVSSGGAVAGAIRVAQHNPGSVIVAIICDRGDRYLSTGVFG, from the coding sequence GTGAGCACGCTCGAACAATTTATCGGTAATACGCCTCTGGTGCGTTTACAGCGACTGTCAAAGGATCTTGATAGCGAAATTTGGGTCAAACTGGAAGGCAATAACCCGGCGGGATCGGTCAAGGATCGCGCCGCGCTGTTTATGATTGAACAGGCCGAAAAGCGCGGCGAAATCCGGCCCGGCGACACGCTGATTGAGGCGACCAGCGGCAACACCGGCATCGCGCTGGCGATGATTGCGGCGGTGAAAGGCTACAGACTCAAGCTGTTGATGCCCGAAAACATGAGCATGGAAAGGCAAGCCGCGATGCGCGCCTACGGAGCCGAACTGTTGCTGGTCAGCCGCGAGCAGGGCATGGAAGGCGCGCGCGATTTGGCGCAGGCGATGGCCGGGAAAGGCGAGGGCAAGGTTCTCGACCAGTTCAACAATACCGACAACTCGCTGGCCCACTTTATAACCACCGGTCCCGAAATCTGGCAGCAGACAGCAGGGCGCATTACGCATTTCGTTTCCAGCATGGGCACCACCGGCACCATTTCGGGCGTCGGGCGCTATTTAAAGGCGCAGCGCCCCGAGGTGCAGATTATCGGCCTGCAACCTGCCGAAGGCAGCAGCATTCCGGGCATTCGCCGCTGGCCGCAGGCTTATCTGCCGGGCATTTATCGCCCGGAGCTTATCGATGAAGTGATAGACATGGCACAGACGGAAGCCGAAGTGACCATGCGTTTGCTGGCGCAGCAGGAAGGCATTTTCTGCGGCGTGAGTTCAGGCGGTGCGGTAGCGGGCGCTATCCGTGTTGCACAACATAATCCGGGGTCGGTGATCGTCGCCATCATCTGCGATCGGGGCGATCGCTATCTCTCCACCGGCGTTTTTGGTTAA
- a CDS encoding RpoE-regulated lipoprotein — protein MTFRPLLLALPLMLTGCSTMANMHAPSWSSFNPLNWFGSSLEVTEQGVGKLNAATPLTESAVNDGLDGDYSLRNGMSMSDGKMRAFYEAMDGKTVKLVVSGEPKGKVQTIEVRDAEIASEWGVKIGTPFSSLYSKAFDACQKGKGDDARNVECYAPNSQHVTYIFSGVWDGPDELMPADENLKTWKVSKIVWHATPRLP, from the coding sequence ATGACTTTCCGCCCACTGTTACTGGCGCTGCCTCTTATGCTGACGGGCTGTTCGACGATGGCCAACATGCATGCGCCCAGCTGGTCCAGCTTCAATCCGCTGAACTGGTTTGGCAGCAGCCTCGAGGTGACCGAACAGGGCGTAGGCAAGCTGAATGCCGCGACGCCACTGACGGAAAGCGCCGTGAATGATGGACTCGACGGCGATTATTCGCTGCGCAACGGCATGTCGATGAGCGACGGCAAAATGCGCGCCTTCTATGAAGCGATGGACGGCAAAACCGTGAAGCTTGTGGTTTCCGGCGAGCCGAAAGGCAAAGTGCAAACTATCGAGGTCCGCGACGCCGAAATCGCAAGCGAGTGGGGCGTTAAAATCGGTACGCCATTTAGTTCGCTCTACAGCAAAGCCTTCGATGCCTGTCAGAAAGGCAAGGGCGACGACGCCCGCAATGTCGAGTGCTACGCGCCCAATAGCCAGCACGTCACTTATATCTTTAGCGGTGTGTGGGACGGCCCGGACGAGCTGATGCCGGCCGATGAAAATCTGAAAACGTGGAAGGTCAGCAAAATCGTCTGGCACGCCACGCCTCGCCTTCCTTGA
- the amiA gene encoding N-acetylmuramoyl-L-alanine amidase AmiA produces MLNPLNKFLHFQPLPRSATRRQVLLSGLGLAFGAFGSRFAKAQQSEHITKTAPKPKPPGAKKLVMIDPGHGGIDSGAVGHEGSEEKHVVLEIANYVREHLSSHPNIEVKLTREADHFIPLYQRVEIAHQHQADLFVSIHADGFTSPEASGASVFALSNRGASSTMAKYLMNKENDADLVAGAKYKDADNNYLQQVLFDLVQTDTIKNSLTLGHHVLDRIRPIHHLHSQQTEQAAFAVLKSPSIPSILVETSFITNHQEEQLLSTTAFRQEIAGAISQGIINFFAYFDANERKPR; encoded by the coding sequence ATGCTTAATCCACTGAATAAATTTCTCCATTTCCAACCGCTTCCTCGTTCGGCAACCCGACGTCAGGTGTTGCTCTCCGGCCTCGGGCTGGCATTCGGTGCCTTCGGCAGCCGTTTTGCAAAAGCCCAGCAGAGCGAACACATCACCAAAACCGCCCCCAAGCCCAAACCGCCCGGCGCAAAAAAGCTGGTGATGATCGATCCGGGCCACGGCGGGATTGATTCGGGCGCGGTGGGTCATGAAGGCTCGGAAGAGAAACATGTGGTGCTGGAAATTGCCAACTACGTGCGTGAGCATCTTTCCAGCCATCCGAACATCGAGGTCAAGCTGACCCGCGAGGCGGACCATTTTATCCCGCTTTATCAGCGTGTTGAAATTGCCCACCAGCATCAGGCCGACCTCTTTGTCTCGATTCATGCCGACGGTTTTACCAGCCCGGAAGCCAGTGGCGCGTCCGTGTTTGCCCTCTCCAATCGCGGCGCCAGCAGCACGATGGCGAAGTATCTGATGAACAAGGAGAATGATGCCGATCTGGTCGCGGGCGCGAAATACAAAGATGCCGACAACAACTATCTGCAACAGGTGCTGTTTGATCTAGTCCAGACGGATACCATCAAAAACAGTCTGACACTCGGCCACCACGTGCTTGACCGCATTCGCCCGATTCACCATCTGCACAGTCAGCAGACTGAACAGGCGGCGTTTGCCGTGCTGAAATCGCCGTCGATTCCGTCGATTCTGGTCGAAACCTCGTTCATTACCAATCATCAGGAAGAACAGTTGCTGAGCACTACGGCCTTCCGTCAGGAGATTGCCGGGGCGATTTCACAGGGCATCATCAATTTCTTCGCCTATTTCGATGCCAACGAGCGAAAACCGCGCTAA
- a CDS encoding DUF2919 domain-containing protein, with protein sequence MNPDDYNSHGMLRLPLWFWAILVLQARTWLVFVMAGASRQQGSDLLSLLYPDRQSFWYGICLGLPPALIFLLSGRRHLWPKVWQMGYWLLLAGMFITFALQGLGLWQSMDEPNVLDIVLALLDAGALGYWLLSRRLRACFDEERRLV encoded by the coding sequence ATGAATCCTGACGATTACAACAGCCACGGCATGCTCCGTCTGCCGCTGTGGTTTTGGGCAATATTGGTGCTACAGGCGCGCACCTGGCTGGTGTTTGTCATGGCGGGCGCGTCGAGACAGCAGGGCAGTGATCTGCTTTCGCTGCTTTATCCTGACCGTCAGTCATTCTGGTACGGAATCTGTCTGGGTTTGCCGCCCGCGCTGATTTTCCTGCTGAGTGGTCGCCGTCACCTCTGGCCGAAAGTGTGGCAAATGGGATATTGGCTGCTGCTGGCCGGGATGTTTATTACCTTTGCGCTTCAGGGGCTTGGCCTGTGGCAGTCGATGGACGAGCCGAACGTGCTGGATATCGTGCTGGCATTGCTGGATGCGGGCGCGCTGGGCTACTGGCTGCTGAGCCGTCGTCTGCGCGCCTGTTTTGACGAAGAACGCCGCCTGGTTTAA
- a CDS encoding YgiW/YdeI family stress tolerance OB fold protein, which translates to MKKIALASVIALASLPALAQNSGGFNDPSAPQTQGKGGFTGDNASLGSVKDVKNLKDDQWIRLEGHIEKRTGDEKYLFRDATGTLTADIDDDRWKGQNVSPKDKVRLEGEIDKDWNSEEIDVKRITVIN; encoded by the coding sequence ATGAAGAAGATAGCTCTGGCAAGCGTGATTGCACTCGCCTCCCTGCCTGCATTGGCGCAGAACAGCGGTGGATTTAACGACCCAAGTGCTCCTCAAACGCAGGGAAAAGGCGGCTTCACCGGCGATAACGCGTCACTTGGCAGCGTTAAGGACGTTAAAAACCTGAAAGATGACCAATGGATTCGTCTGGAAGGACACATAGAGAAACGCACCGGTGACGAAAAATATCTTTTCCGGGATGCAACGGGCACGCTGACCGCCGATATCGATGACGATCGCTGGAAAGGCCAGAACGTTTCACCCAAAGACAAGGTTCGCCTTGAAGGGGAAATCGATAAAGACTGGAATTCGGAAGAGATTGACGTGAAGAGAATCACCGTCATCAATTAA
- a CDS encoding response regulator transcription factor — protein MKILLVDDDLELGTMLSEYLIAEGFDANLVLSGKAGVEGAMSGEYSAMILDIMLPDMSGIDVLRQVRKNSRLPIIMLTAKGDNIDRVIGLEMGADDYMPKPCYPRELVARLRAVLRRVEEQQDTHSDSSSITYGDLTLNPATRSSEWQGVAFDLTASEFNLLELLLRSPERVVSKDELSEKGLGRPREAYDRSIDVHISNIRQKLASLNGGDVMTIETVRSIGYRIR, from the coding sequence ATGAAAATTCTGTTAGTCGACGACGACCTCGAGCTGGGCACGATGCTGAGCGAATACCTGATTGCCGAAGGCTTTGATGCCAATCTGGTACTGAGCGGCAAGGCGGGCGTCGAAGGCGCCATGTCGGGCGAATACAGCGCCATGATCCTCGATATCATGCTGCCGGACATGAGCGGTATCGACGTGCTGCGTCAGGTGCGCAAAAACAGCCGCCTGCCGATCATCATGCTGACCGCCAAGGGCGACAACATCGACCGCGTCATCGGTCTCGAGATGGGCGCCGACGACTATATGCCGAAACCCTGCTATCCGCGCGAGCTGGTGGCGCGTCTGCGTGCCGTCCTGCGCCGCGTTGAAGAGCAGCAGGATACCCATTCCGACTCTTCCAGCATTACCTATGGTGATCTGACGCTGAACCCGGCGACCCGCAGCAGTGAATGGCAGGGTGTGGCTTTTGACCTGACCGCCTCCGAGTTTAATCTGCTTGAATTGCTGCTGCGTTCTCCCGAGCGCGTGGTGTCGAAAGACGAGCTGTCCGAAAAGGGGCTGGGCCGTCCGCGTGAAGCCTACGACCGCAGCATTGACGTGCATATCAGCAACATTCGTCAGAAGCTGGCTTCGCTCAACGGCGGTGACGTAATGACTATCGAAACGGTGCGAAGCATTGGCTATCGAATCAGATAA
- a CDS encoding ATP-binding protein, with amino-acid sequence MAIESDKRLRGRLFWKILLGYWVTFIIMTQLLWAVFTFYYHHEPPESGIARRFVKMQVTSAVSTLQSGGLPALNAMMAKWPEDDRHLLTIEPSMIPVQGQTLSDLEPGKTPDEIVEFVQTPSGQGYRLHYNVEGLLDKYRPEREKHVFNMPPPFLWIGGIGGLLFSAMLAWNLTRPMLQMRQAFGRVSQGDLSVRLFSTMGRRHDELSEVARDFDSMAERLQVLVKAREELLHDVSHELRSPLARLQLAIGLARQNPQNVETSLKRIEHEAGRLDKMIGELLALSRTEHSIMPDEEYFDLHGLVEAVVNDARYEAQLPGVEIVLKCNEQNEEDYTVKGNAELMRRAVDNVVRNALRFSARGQTINVSLTSREDYLCVEVADQGPGVEEDKLSSIFDPFVRVMSPLSGKGYGLGLAITRKVMVAHHGKIEARNGSPRGLIIDLKVPHWKSLV; translated from the coding sequence TTGGCTATCGAATCAGATAAACGCCTGCGCGGCAGGCTGTTCTGGAAAATACTGCTGGGTTACTGGGTGACATTTATCATCATGACCCAGCTGTTGTGGGCGGTATTCACTTTTTATTACCACCACGAACCGCCAGAAAGCGGCATTGCGCGGCGCTTTGTCAAAATGCAGGTGACCTCGGCGGTGTCAACCCTGCAAAGCGGCGGTCTGCCTGCCCTGAATGCCATGATGGCAAAATGGCCCGAGGATGACCGGCATTTACTGACGATAGAACCTTCCATGATTCCGGTGCAGGGACAAACCCTTAGCGATCTCGAACCCGGAAAAACGCCCGATGAAATTGTCGAGTTTGTGCAAACGCCGAGCGGACAGGGCTATCGCCTGCATTATAACGTCGAAGGTCTGCTCGACAAATATCGACCCGAACGAGAAAAACACGTGTTTAATATGCCGCCTCCGTTTTTATGGATAGGAGGCATTGGTGGACTGCTGTTCAGCGCCATGCTGGCCTGGAATCTAACCCGTCCGATGCTGCAAATGCGTCAGGCGTTTGGTCGCGTGTCGCAGGGCGATTTGTCGGTGCGGCTGTTCTCCACCATGGGGCGACGTCACGATGAACTTTCCGAGGTTGCCCGCGATTTCGACTCGATGGCGGAGCGGTTGCAGGTGCTGGTCAAAGCCCGTGAAGAGCTGCTGCACGATGTGTCTCATGAATTGCGCTCGCCCCTGGCCCGTTTGCAGTTGGCCATTGGTCTGGCGCGGCAGAATCCGCAAAATGTCGAAACCTCGCTCAAGCGTATCGAGCATGAGGCAGGGCGGCTGGACAAGATGATTGGCGAACTGCTGGCGCTGTCGCGCACCGAACACAGCATCATGCCCGACGAAGAGTATTTCGACCTCCACGGACTGGTCGAGGCCGTGGTCAACGATGCGCGTTACGAAGCGCAGTTGCCGGGCGTCGAGATTGTGCTGAAGTGCAATGAACAGAACGAAGAAGACTATACCGTCAAGGGCAATGCCGAGCTGATGCGTCGCGCCGTGGACAATGTCGTGCGCAATGCGCTGCGTTTTTCGGCCAGAGGGCAGACTATCAACGTGTCGCTCACTTCCCGTGAGGATTATCTTTGCGTCGAAGTGGCGGATCAGGGGCCGGGCGTCGAAGAAGACAAGCTCTCGAGCATCTTTGATCCCTTCGTGAGAGTGATGTCCCCGCTTTCAGGCAAAGGCTACGGCCTTGGGCTTGCGATCACCCGCAAGGTGATGGTGGCGCACCACGGGAAAATCGAAGCGCGTAACGGCTCGCCGAGAGGGCTTATTATCGACCTCAAGGTGCCGCACTGGAAAAGTCTGGTGTAA
- the cysT gene encoding sulfate/thiosulfate ABC transporter permease CysT — MLLSTKRVLPGFTLSLGSSLLFVCLVLLLPLSALIIQLSHMTLAQYWAVVTDAQVVAAYKVTLLSAGVASLFNCFFGMLMAWILTRYEFPGKTILDGLMDLPFALPTAVAGLTLAGLFSVNGFYGQWLAQFDIKVAYTWLGIAVAMAFTSIPFVVRTVQPVLEELGPEYEEAAETLGASRWQSFRRVVLPELMPSLMAGTALSFTRSLGEFGAVIFIAGNIAWKTEVTSLMIFVRLQQFDYAAASAIASVILAASLILLFAINTLQSRYGRRLGGQ; from the coding sequence ATGCTGTTGTCTACCAAACGCGTATTACCCGGCTTTACCCTGAGCCTCGGCAGCAGCCTGCTGTTCGTCTGTCTGGTTCTGCTGTTGCCGCTCAGCGCCCTGATTATTCAGCTGTCGCACATGACGCTGGCCCAGTATTGGGCCGTCGTCACGGATGCACAGGTAGTGGCCGCCTATAAAGTGACCCTGCTGTCTGCGGGTGTCGCCAGCCTGTTCAACTGCTTCTTCGGCATGTTGATGGCATGGATCCTGACCCGCTACGAGTTTCCGGGCAAAACCATTCTCGACGGCCTGATGGACCTGCCTTTTGCACTGCCGACGGCGGTTGCCGGTCTTACGCTGGCGGGCCTGTTTTCGGTCAACGGTTTTTACGGCCAGTGGCTTGCGCAGTTCGACATCAAGGTGGCCTACACCTGGCTCGGAATTGCCGTGGCAATGGCATTCACCAGCATTCCTTTCGTGGTGCGCACCGTGCAGCCCGTGCTGGAAGAGCTGGGGCCGGAGTACGAAGAGGCCGCCGAAACGCTGGGTGCCTCCCGCTGGCAGAGTTTCCGCCGCGTAGTGTTGCCCGAACTGATGCCGTCGCTGATGGCCGGTACGGCGCTGTCATTCACCCGCAGCCTCGGCGAATTTGGCGCGGTTATTTTCATCGCCGGAAACATTGCCTGGAAAACCGAAGTGACCTCGCTGATGATTTTCGTGCGTCTGCAACAGTTTGACTATGCGGCGGCGAGCGCCATTGCTTCCGTGATCCTTGCCGCTTCGCTGATTCTGCTGTTTGCCATCAACACCTTGCAGAGCCGCTATGGCCGTCGTCTGGGAGGCCAGTAA
- a CDS encoding sulfate ABC transporter substrate-binding protein produces the protein MTNTSVKNRALKGACALLLIAGGMASASATELLNSSYDVSRELFAALNPPFEQQWAQQNNGDKLVIKQSHAGSSKQALAILQGLKADVVTYNQITDVQILHDRGDLVAANWQSRLPNNSSPFYSTMAFLVRKGNPKNIHGWDDLTRDNVKLVFPNPKTSGNGRYTYLGAWGAFNLADNRNVAQTREKMARLIGNVEVFDTGGRGATTTFVDRGLGDVLITFESEANNIRDQYGADKYEVIIPPVDILAEFPVAWVDKNVARNGTEKAAKAYLNYLWSPEAQKIITRFSYRVYDKQVMEQAKGQFPPTQLFNVEDQFGGWPEVMKTHFETGGELDKLIAQGHP, from the coding sequence ATGACAAACACATCGGTAAAGAATAGGGCGTTAAAAGGTGCGTGTGCCTTGCTGCTGATTGCCGGTGGGATGGCTTCTGCCTCTGCAACCGAATTGCTCAACAGTTCCTACGATGTCTCGCGGGAACTGTTTGCCGCGCTGAATCCGCCGTTTGAACAACAGTGGGCGCAGCAAAACAACGGCGATAAACTCGTAATAAAACAGTCGCATGCGGGGTCGTCCAAACAGGCGCTGGCTATCCTTCAGGGATTGAAGGCCGACGTGGTGACCTACAATCAAATCACGGATGTGCAGATTTTGCACGACCGCGGGGATCTGGTTGCGGCTAACTGGCAAAGCCGTTTACCGAACAACAGTTCGCCGTTTTATTCGACCATGGCGTTTCTGGTGCGCAAGGGAAACCCCAAAAATATTCACGGCTGGGACGACCTGACGCGCGACAACGTGAAACTGGTGTTTCCTAATCCGAAGACGTCGGGCAATGGCCGCTATACCTATCTGGGTGCCTGGGGCGCGTTCAATCTCGCCGATAACAGGAATGTGGCGCAAACGCGCGAAAAAATGGCCCGGCTTATCGGGAATGTCGAAGTGTTCGATACCGGCGGGCGCGGCGCAACCACGACTTTTGTCGACCGCGGGCTGGGCGATGTGCTGATCACCTTCGAATCCGAAGCCAACAATATTCGCGACCAGTATGGCGCAGACAAGTATGAAGTGATTATTCCGCCGGTCGATATTCTGGCGGAGTTCCCGGTGGCCTGGGTCGATAAAAACGTGGCCCGAAACGGCACCGAAAAGGCAGCGAAAGCTTATCTGAACTATTTGTGGAGTCCTGAAGCGCAGAAAATCATTACCCGTTTCAGCTACCGCGTGTATGACAAGCAGGTCATGGAACAGGCGAAGGGGCAATTCCCGCCGACCCAGCTGTTTAACGTTGAAGATCAATTTGGAGGATGGCCAGAAGTGATGAAAACCCATTTCGAAACCGGCGGTGAGCTGGATAAACTGATCGCGCAGGGACATCCGTAA
- the crr gene encoding PTS glucose transporter subunit IIA, with translation MGLFDKLKSLVSDDKKDVGTIEIVAPLSGEIVNIEDVPDVVFAEKIVGDGIAIKPAGNKIVAPVDGTIGKIFETNHAFSIESDSGIELFVHFGIDTVELKGEGFKRIAEEGQRVKKGDLIIEFDLALLEEKAKSTLTPVVISNMDEIKELIKLSGSVVVGETPIIRIRK, from the coding sequence ATGGGTTTGTTCGATAAATTAAAATCATTGGTTTCTGATGATAAGAAAGACGTCGGTACAATTGAAATTGTTGCGCCGCTGTCTGGTGAAATTGTCAATATTGAAGATGTACCCGATGTGGTTTTTGCCGAGAAAATCGTCGGTGATGGTATCGCCATCAAACCAGCGGGCAACAAAATCGTCGCACCTGTTGATGGTACCATCGGTAAAATCTTTGAAACTAACCATGCTTTCTCAATCGAATCCGACAGCGGCATCGAGCTGTTTGTTCACTTCGGTATCGACACCGTCGAGCTGAAGGGTGAAGGTTTCAAGCGCATCGCCGAGGAAGGGCAGCGCGTGAAGAAAGGCGATTTGATTATCGAGTTTGATCTGGCCCTGCTGGAAGAAAAAGCCAAGTCGACCCTGACTCCGGTTGTTATCTCTAACATGGATGAGATTAAAGAGCTGATTAAGCTGTCTGGTAGCGTTGTTGTCGGTGAGACCCCGATCATCCGCATCAGAAAGTGA